The following coding sequences are from one Lemur catta isolate mLemCat1 chromosome 16, mLemCat1.pri, whole genome shotgun sequence window:
- the TSHZ1 gene encoding teashirt homolog 1, with the protein MPRRKQQAPRRSAAYVPEEELKAAAIDEERVEDDGLSLDIQESEYVCNEETEIKEAQSYQNSPVSTATNQDAGYGSPFSESSDQLAHFKSSSSREEKEDPRCADSVSYPQDSLAQIKAVYANLFSESCWSSLALDLKKSSSTTSTSDVSRKESATPAPTPPTCTASTTASTPSTSCSTSTSHASTTSSSGSSGYDWHQAALAKTLQQTPSYGLLPEPSLFSTVQLYRQNNKLYGSVFTGASKFRCKDCSAAYDTLVELTVHMNETGHYRDDNRDKDSEKTKRWSKPRKRSLMEMEGKEDAQKVLKCMYCGHSFESLQDLSVHMIKTKHYQKVPLKEPVPAITKLVPSTKKRALQDLAPPCSPEPAGLAAEVALSESAKDQKAANPYVTPNNRYGYQNGASYTWQFEARKAQILKCMECGSSHDTLQQLTAHMMVTGHFLKVTTSASKKGKQLVLDPVVEEKIQSIPLPPTTHTRLPASSIKKQPDSPAGSTTSEEKKEPEKEKAPVAGDADKIKEESEDAPEKFEPTTLYPYLREEDLDDSPKGGVDILKSLENTVSTAISKAQNGAPSWGGYPSIHAAYQLPSTVKPLQAAVQSVQVQPSYAGGVKALTSAEHNALLHSPGSLTPPPHKSNVSAMEELVEKVTGKASVKKEERPPEKEKSPPAKAVSPVAKENKDFPKTEEISGKQQKKGPDAEAGKAKKEGPVDAHTPNGTEPLKAKVTNGCNNLGIITDHSPEPSFINPLSALQSIMNTHLGKVSKPMSPSLDPLAMLYKISNSMLDKPVYPPAPVKQADAIDRYYYENSDQPIDLTKSKNKPLVSSVADSVASPLRESALMDISDMVKNLTGRLTPKSSTPSTVSEKSDADGSSFEEALDELSPVHKRKGRQSNWNPQHLLILQAQFASSLRETAEGKYIMSDLGPQERVHISKFTGLSMTTISHWLANVKYQLRRTGGTKFLKNLDTGHPVFFCNDCASQFRTASTYISHLETHLGFSLKDLSKLPLNQIQEQQNVSKVLANKTLGPLGAAEEDLGSTFQCKLCNRTFASKHAVKLHLSKTHGKSPEDHLIYVTELEKQ; encoded by the coding sequence CTTACGTTCCTGAGGAAGAGTTGAAGGCAGCGGCAATAGATGAAGAGCGCGTGGAGGACGATGGGCTGTCTTTGGACATTCAGGAAAGCGAGTACGTGTGCAACGAGGAGACAGAGATCAAAGAGGCCCAGAGCTACCAGAACTCCCCGGTCAGCACTGCGACTAATCAGGACGCCGGCTACGGGTCGCCTTTCAGCGAAAGCAGCGACCAGCTAGCCCATTTCAAAAGCTCTTCCtccagagaggagaaggaggaccCACGGTGCGCGGACAGCGTCTCGTACCCCCAGGACAGCTTGGCGCAAATCAAAGCCGTGTATGCAAACCTGTTCTCGGAGTCTTGCTGGTCCAGCTTAGCTCTGGATTTAAAGAAGTCCAGTTCGACCACCAGCACCAGCGATGTCAGCCGGAAGGAGAgcgccacccccgcccccacgccCCCCACCTGCACGGCCAGCACCACCGCGAGCACACCCAGCACCAGCTGCAGCACTAGCACCAGCCACGCCAGCACCACCAGTAGCAGCGGCAGCTCCGGCTACGACTGGCACCAGGCCGCCCTGGCCAAGACGCTGCAGCAGACGCCCTCGTACGGGCTGCTCCCCGAGCCCAGCCTGTTCAGCACCGTGCAGCTCTACCGGCAGAACAACAAGCTGTACGGCTCCGTGTTCACCGGCGCCAGTAAGTTCCGGTGCAAAGACTGCAGTGCCGCGTATGACACGCTGGTGGAACTGACGGTGCACATGAACGAGACGGGACACTACCGCGATGACAACAGGGACAAGGACTCAGAGAAGACCAAGCGGTGGTCCAAGCCCAGGAAGCGCTCGCTGATGGagatggaggggaaggaggacGCCCAGAAGGTGCTGAAGTGCATGTACTGTGGACACTCCTTTGAGTCCTTGCAAGACCTCAGCGTCCACATGATCAAAACCAAGCATTACCAGAAAGTGCCTCTGAAGGAGCCAGTGCCAGCCATCACCAAACTGGTCCCTTCTACCAAAAAGCGAGCACTGCAGGACCTGGCGCCCCCTTGTTCTCCCGAGCCAGCGGGCCTGGCGGCAGAAGTTGCACTGAGCGAGTCGGCCAAGGACCAGAAGGCGGCAAACCCGTACGTCACGCCCAATAACCGCTACGGCTACCAGAACGGTGCTAGTTACACCTGGCAGTTCGAGGCCCGCAAAGCGCAGATCCTCAAGTGCATGGAGTGTGGCAGCTCCCACGACACCTTGCAGCAGCTCACCGCTCACATGATGGTCACCGGCCACTTCTTAAAAGTGACGACCTCGGCCTCCAAGAAAGGGAAGCAGCTGGTGCTGGACCCCGTGGTGGAAGAGAAGATCCAGTCCATCCCCCTGCCGCCCACGACGCACACCCGGCTGCCCGCCTCCAGCATCAAAAAGCAGCCGGACTCCCCCGCGGGGTCCACGACTTCCGAGGAGAAGAAAGAGCCGGAGAAGGAGAAGGCGCCGGTGGCCGGTGACGCGGACAAGATCAAGGAGGAGAGTGAGGACGCCCCGGAGAAGTTTGAGCCCACCACACTCTACCCGTACCTGCGCGAGGAGGACCTGGACGACAGCCCCAAGGGCGGCGTCGACATTCTGAAGTCCCTCGAGAACACCGTCTCCACGGCCATCAGCAAAGCCCAGAACGGTGCGCCCTCGTGGGGCGGCTACCCCAGCATCCACGCGGCCTACCAGCTGCCGAGTACCGTGAAGCCGCTGCAGGCGGCCGTGCAGAGCGTGCAGGTGCAGCCGTCCTACGCCGGGGGCGTGAAGGCGCTGACCTCCGCAGAGCACAACGCCCTCCTGCACTCCCCGGGGAGCCTCACGCCCCCGCCGCACAAGAGCAACGTGTCTGCCATGGAGGAGCTGGTGGAGAAGGTCACCGGCAAGGCCAGCGTCAAGAAGGAGGAGAGACCCCCCGAGAAGGAGAAGAGCCCCCCGGCCAAGGCTGTGTCCCCCGTGGCAAAAGAGAATAAAGATTTTCCTAAAACGGAGGAAATCAGCGGCAAACAACAGAAGAAGGGCCCCGATGCCGAGGCCGGGAAGGCCAAAAAGGAGGGTCCGGTGGATGCTCACACCCCAAATGGCACAGAGCCTCTCAAAGCCAAGGTCACCAATGGTTGTAACAACTTGGGGATCATCACAGACCACTCGCCGGAACCTTCCTTCATCAACCCCCTGAGCGCTCTGCAGTCCATCATGAACACCCACCTGGGCAAGGTGTCCAAGCCCATGAGCCCCTCCCTGGACCCGCTGGCCATGCTGTACAAGATCAGCAACAGCATGCTGGACAAGCCGGTCTACCCGCCCGCCCCGGTGAAGCAGGCTGACGCCATTGACCGCTACTACTACGAGAACAGCGATCAGCCCATCGACTTGACCAAGTCCAAGAACAAGCCCCTGGTTTCCAGCGTGGCTGATTCGGTCGCGTCGCCTCTTCGGGAAAGCGCTCTCATGGACATCTCTGACATGGTGAAGAACCTCACGGGCCGCCTGACCCCCAAGTCCTCGACGCCCTCCACGGTGTCGGAGAAGTCGGACGCGGACGGCAGCAGCTTTGAGGAGGCGCTGGACGAGCTGTCGCCGGTGCACAAGCGGAAGGGGCGGCAGTCCAACTGGAACCCGCAGCACCTGCTGATCCTGCAGGCCCAGTTTGCGTCCAGCCTGCGGGAGACCGCGGAGGGCAAGTACATCATGTCGGACCTGGGCCCGCAGGAGCGCGTGCACATCTCCAAGTTCACCGGCCTCTCCATGACCACCATCAGCCATTGGCTGGCCAACGTGAAGTACCAGCTGAGGAGGACAGGGGGGACGAAGTTCCTGAAGAACCTGGACACAGGGCATCCTGTTTTCTTTTGCAACGATTGTGCCTCTCAATTCAGAACTGCTTCCACGTACATAAGTCATCTGGAGACGCACTTGGGCTTCAGCCTGAAGGATCTCTCCAAGCTGCCACTCAATCAGATTCAAGAACAGCAGAATGTTTCCAAAGTCCTCGCAAACAAGACTTTGGGCCCGCTGGGGGCTGCCGAGGAGGACCTGGGCTCCACATTCCAGTGTAAACTCTGCAATCGGACTTTCGCCAGCAAGCATGCGGTCAAACTGCACCTTAGTAAGACCCACGGCAAGTCCCCCGAGGACCACCTGATCTACGTGACCGAGCTGGAGAAGCAGTAG